From Strongyloides ratti genome assembly S_ratti_ED321, scaffold srae_scaffold0000001, one genomic window encodes:
- a CDS encoding Astacin-like metalloendopeptidase — protein sequence MNYLFVIFVGLLIPSLCYNNENYNVRDKRAILKRRIFNFTMPVNYYYDFTSKCQIIEKAIAHISDYTCITFKKVKKPFDNIGIIFKQVKKDSYVEDNLEKGKSTIIYVNKDCTLRIGCIKSLLGRAFGLIPHVQRWDRDTYVEVKLDNIQDEYKKYYTKISGLDVKIMNTAFDFGSIMNYESKQHSINGKPSYKSKWNKLYNKMLGQRVDFSHNDIKLLNDLHCGKVCPKKVKGCINGGYPDPLNCGHCRCPKGYVGKLCGIAAPSDKECGKTILKASHDIKSLQIKSNIQCNYLIKADPGYKVIVYVDDAVLPNENPCTNTYGLEIKNRYDKGATGLSICGRVKDVETKPIFSQVLVRYYGRKENHYANIRYEAVTKETAREFDYVK from the exons atgaattatctttttgtaatttttgttGGATTATTAATACCATCTTTATGTTATAAT aatgaaaattataatgtaAGAGATAAAAGAGCTATTTTAAAGCgaagaatatttaattttacaatgccagttaattattattatgattttACATCTAAATGtcaaattattgaaaaagcAATTGCTCATATTTCTGATTATACATgtattacatttaaaaaagtaaaaaaaccatttgataatattggaattatttttaaacaagtAAAAAAAGATAGTTATGTTGAggataatttagaaaaaggaaaatcaactattatttatgttaataaaGATTGTACCCTTAGAATTGGGTGTATTAAATCTTTACTTGGTCGTGCCTTTGGATTAATACCACATGTTCAACGTTGGGATAGAGATACATATGTTGAAGTTAAATTAGATAATATTCAagatgaatataaaaaatattataccaAAATAAGTGGACTTGatgttaaaattatgaatACTGCATTTGATTTTGGTTCTATTATGAATTATGAATCAAAACAACATAGTATAAATGGAAAACCATCATACAAATCAAAATggaataaattatataataaaatgttggGACAAAGAGTTGACTTTAGTCACAATGATATTAAACTTCTTAATGATCTTCATTGTGGAAAAGTTTGTCCCAAAAAAGTTAAGGGATGTATTAATGGTGGATATCCTGATCCTTTGAATTGTGGTCACTGTAGATGTCCAAAAGGATATGTAGGAAAATTATGTGGTATTGCTGCTCCATCTGATAAAGAATGTGGTAAAACTATTCTTAAAGCTTCACATGATATAAAATCACTACAAATAAAATCTAATATTCAATGTAATTATCTTATTAAAGCAGATCCAGGATACAAAGTAATTGTTTATGTTGATGATGCTGTCCTTCCAAATGAAAATCCATGTACTAATACATATGgtttagaaattaaaaatcgTTATGACAAAGGAGCAACCGGTCTTAGCATATGTGGTCGTGTAAAAGATGTAGAAACGAAACCTATATTTAGTCAGGTGTTAGTAAGATATTACGGTCGTAAAGAAAATCATTACGCTAATATAAGGTATGAAGCTGTAACTAAAGAAACCGCTAGAGAATTTGACTACgtaaaataa
- a CDS encoding Moulting cycle MLT-10-like protein family-containing protein — protein MGKDLINKMNSIKEKVAFLQCLEKIDYNNQIPKYPAQCIILAKDKKLTKIGNRNKRQSYRFREMYHIQRENISNYNVIKKDIINELKTKDSEDSFFRKIVRFFTNLFTFNSPKKEVKKKKTWKETYQKIKMLNNIIKGKNINTENLYKRVFDYVSEDQPEYLIRYVRSTTPSKPLELQFDDLIYTLRKHYSGKETPSILSPKFASILPSNIRNRESKNSFLSPNLFPLYHDEEDPNSKNDILPLPKVMNELGMDDKDKEAVLEMVMDVTGADSIIEDVTNILKDNGFEDDINKITDFVSITFKNIQKTFSFRQKRDMESLKYGFLTSSQLEILFGINGPYKTKRSNFPFSIAEYKKMTIVDKKRALWESIRKISELPDPIAKNRGGSRFLSRRFKRTLILKHDHTTLSPFAFSPSINTFTLLGPTTLSPSLFSPSIIAPYLLSPPVLSPQVGNPMIFSPYVLGPNVLSAAVFNAYVFSPYVLSPNVINPYVLSPVILSPFVLCPDVLSPTVLSGVVLSPSVLSPSVYTDTILAANVLSPTFLS, from the exons ATGGGAaaagatttaataaataaaatgaattcAAT caaAGAAAAAGTAGCATTTTTACAatgtttagaaaaaattgattataataatcaaataCCAAAATATCCTGCTCAATGTATAATATTGgcaaaagataaaaaattaactaaaattGGTAATCGAAATAAAAGGCAATCATATAGATTTAGAGAAATGTATCATATTCAACGtgaaaatatatcaaattataatgtcataaaaaaagatattattaatgaattaaaaacaaaagatTCAGAAGATtcattttttagaaaaattgttAGATTCTTTACAAatctttttacttttaatagtcctaaaaaagaagtaaaaaaaaaaaagacttgGAAAGAAACATATCAAAAGATTAAAATGctcaataatataataaaaggtAAAAACATAAATACTGAAAATTTGTATAAACGTGTTTTTGATTATGTTTCTGAAGATCAACctgaatatttaataagatATGTTCGATCAACAACACCTTCAAAACCTTTGGAATTACAATTTGAtgatttaatatatacattaagAAAACATTACTCTGGTAAAGAAACACCGTCAATTTTATCTCCAAAATTTGCTTCCATTCTTCCATCAAATATTAGAAATCGAGaatcaaaaaattcatttttaagtCCAAATTTATTTCCACTTTATCATGATGAAGAAGATCCCaattcaaaaaatgatattttaccTTTACCAAAAGTAATGAATGAATTAGGTATGGATGACAAAGATAAAGAAGCAGTTTTAGAAATGGTTATGGATGTCACTGGTGCTGATTCAATTATTGAAGATgttactaatattttaaaagacaaTGGATTCGAAgatgatattaataaaataacagaTTTTGTTtctataacttttaaaaatattcaaaaaactTTTAGTTTTAGGCAAAAACGTGATATGGAAAGTTTAAAATACGGATTTTTAACATCAAGTcaattagaaatattatttggaATTAATGGTccatataaaacaaaaagaagTAATTTTCCTTTTAGCATTgcagaatataaaaaaatgacaatTGTTGATAAGAAAAGAGCATTATGGGAGagtataagaaaaattagtGAACTTCCTGATCCAATAGCAAAAAATAGAGGTGGTAGTAGATTTTTATCAAGAAGATTTAAAAgaactttaatattaaaacatgATCATACAACATTATCACCTTTTGCTTTTTCACCATcaattaatacttttacaTTACTTGGACCAACAACATTATCACCATCATTATTTTCTCCATCTATTATTGCtccatatttattatcaccACCAGTTTTATCACCACAAGTAGGAAATCCAATGATATTTTCTCCATACGTTCTTGGACCAAATGTTCTTTCAGCAGCCGTTTTTAATGCTTATGTTTTTAGTCCATATGTCTTATCACCAAATGTTATAAATCCTTATGTTTTATCTCCTGTAATTTTATCACCATTTGTTTTATGTCCAGATGTGTTATCACCAACAGTTTTATCTGGAGTTGTTTTATCACCTTCTGTACTGTCACCTTCTGTATATACGGATACAATACTTGCTGCCAATGTTTTATCACcaacatttttatcataa
- a CDS encoding Sulfotransferase family-containing protein gives MNLYILLITFITVTLTSYGYNVGNCNGKSNTGTCIYMTFAEDAFQKKFLPLLDGMTAIQIDFAAYEYNNKTDDVLRILNEIIADEVNQTTMKEFTKQLPDVTYKNPTNVTLVGTLPDITDQSRGFLMTLLINFKVFAIENNQKNDTDKSIINDTLPIPMIKKTFQSEKKIEYQGSSKFKIGICLIGKNFSSIMIRIFCILNKNKKIKHCTENNRYSSIDAMARQYKLKGIDEFFEKYKMLMIVRNPIDRLISGFMQLCYYRIYLKPNDDYCYGCDKNLTCFIDNLQADLWNVVKNQKIPDQFYDYHFYPQTWQCEYYKYKYMYKYIKYSLPDMKTFYDTIIIHLGSVHVPKQHLNYLRKILQSTKTPHITSTRNATIDYKNILYNNSTLLKRVCLIFYYDFIEFGFKFPKNCLDRNIKTL, from the exons atgaatttatatattttactcATTACATTTATCACAGTAACATTAACATCATATGGATACAACGTTGGTAATTGTAATGGAAAATCTAATACAGGTACTTGTATATATATGACCTTTGCAGAAGATGCttttcaaaaaaagtttcttcCATTATTAGATGGAATGACTGCAATACAAATAGATTTTGCTGCatatgaatataataataaaacagaTGATGTACTTagaatattaaatgaaattattgCTGATGAAGTTAATCAAACAACAATG aaagaGTTTACTAAACAATTGCCTGATGTTACTTATAAAAATCCAACAAACGTTACTTTAGTTGGAACTTTACCTGATATTACTGATCAAAGTAGAG GTTTTTTAATGACTTTATTGa taaattttaaagtttttgcaattgaaaataatcaaaaaaatgatacagataaaagtattattaatgataCATTACCAATTccaatgattaaaaaaacatttcaaagtgaaaaaaaaattgaatatcaAGGAtcatcaaaatttaaaataggaatttgtttaattggaaaaaattttagttcaataatgataagaattttttgtattttaaataaaaataaaaaaattaaacactGTACAGAAAATAATCGATATTCAAGTATAGATGCCATGGCAAgacaatataaattaaaagggattgatgaattttttgaaaaatataaaatgttaatgatTGTTAGAAATCCAATTGATCGGTTAATAAGTGGTTTTATGCAATTATGTTACTATAGAATTTACCTTAAACCAAATGATGATTATTGTTATGGatgtgataaaaatttaacttgtTTTATTGATAATCTTCAAGCTGATTTATGGAATGTtgttaaaaatcaaaaaattcctgatcaattttatgattatcatttttatccTCAAACATG gcAATgtgaatattataaatataaatatatgtataaatatattaaatattctcTACCAGATATGAAAACATTTTATGATACaataattattcatttaGGAAGTGTACATGTTCCTAAacaacatttaaattatcttaGAAAAATCCTTCAATCAACTAAAACACCCCATATTACATCTACAAGAAATGCAACGATTGATTATAAGaatattctttataataattctacattattaaaaagagtatgcctaatattttattatgatttTATTGAATTTGGTTTTAAATTTCCTAAAAATTGTCTtgatagaaatattaaaacattataa